One segment of Streptomyces sp. XD-27 DNA contains the following:
- a CDS encoding GH1 family beta-glucosidase, whose translation MTLSFPPGFLWGAATSAYQVEGAVREDGRTPSIWDTFCQTPGKVLGGDTGDIAIDHYHRFRDDVRLMADLGLGAYRFSVAWPRVQPTGRGPANQLGLDFYRALVDELLERSIEPVVTLYHWDLPQELTGPMSGSAAGAGGWPERETAERFADYARIVGEALGDRVTLWTTLNEPWCSAFLGYGSGVHAPGRTDPTAALRAAHHLNLAHGLGAQALRSVLPARAQVGISLNPAVVRARTDAPEDLDARRRIDALANRVFTGPLLRGAYPADLLRDTAGLTDWSFVRDGDLAAIKQPLDTLGVNYYTPSLVSAATPRTAERRDGHGVSAHSPWPGAEGVAFHQTPGERTEMGWTIDPTGLYELLMRYTEEAPGVALHITENGAAFDDKPDGDGAVHDPERIAYLQAHLAAAHRAIADGADLRGYFLWSLMDNFEWAYGYSKRFGAVYVDYATQARVPKSSATWYGRVARTGELPVAQQA comes from the coding sequence ATGACTCTTTCCTTCCCGCCCGGCTTCCTGTGGGGCGCCGCCACCTCCGCGTACCAGGTCGAGGGCGCGGTGCGGGAGGACGGCCGGACGCCGTCGATCTGGGACACCTTCTGCCAGACGCCGGGCAAGGTCCTCGGCGGTGACACCGGCGACATCGCCATCGACCACTACCACCGGTTCCGCGACGACGTGCGGCTGATGGCGGACCTGGGGCTGGGCGCATACCGCTTCTCGGTCGCCTGGCCCCGGGTCCAGCCCACCGGGCGCGGCCCCGCGAACCAGCTCGGACTCGACTTCTATCGCGCCTTGGTGGACGAGCTGCTGGAGCGCTCCATCGAGCCGGTGGTGACCCTCTACCACTGGGACCTGCCCCAGGAACTCACGGGACCCATGAGCGGCTCCGCCGCGGGGGCGGGCGGCTGGCCGGAGCGGGAGACGGCCGAGCGGTTCGCCGACTACGCCCGCATCGTCGGCGAGGCGCTGGGCGACCGCGTCACCTTGTGGACCACTCTGAACGAGCCGTGGTGCAGCGCCTTCCTGGGGTACGGATCCGGGGTGCACGCCCCGGGCCGTACGGATCCGACGGCCGCCCTGCGCGCGGCGCACCACCTCAACCTGGCGCACGGGCTGGGCGCCCAGGCGCTGCGCTCGGTCCTGCCTGCCCGCGCCCAGGTCGGCATCAGCCTCAACCCGGCCGTGGTCAGGGCCCGTACGGACGCGCCGGAGGACCTCGACGCGCGGCGGCGGATCGACGCGCTGGCGAACCGGGTCTTCACCGGGCCGCTGCTGCGCGGCGCGTATCCGGCGGACCTGCTGCGGGACACCGCGGGCCTCACCGACTGGTCCTTCGTCCGGGACGGCGACCTCGCCGCCATCAAACAACCGCTCGACACGCTGGGCGTCAACTACTACACGCCGTCGCTCGTCTCGGCCGCCACGCCGCGGACGGCGGAGCGCAGGGACGGCCACGGGGTCAGCGCGCACTCCCCCTGGCCGGGCGCGGAGGGGGTCGCGTTCCACCAGACCCCGGGCGAGCGGACCGAGATGGGCTGGACGATCGATCCGACGGGCCTGTACGAGCTGCTGATGCGCTACACCGAGGAGGCGCCCGGCGTCGCGCTGCACATCACGGAGAACGGCGCGGCCTTCGACGACAAGCCGGACGGCGACGGCGCGGTCCACGACCCGGAGCGGATCGCCTATCTCCAGGCCCATCTGGCGGCGGCGCACCGGGCGATCGCGGACGGCGCCGATCTGCGCGGCTATTTCCTGTGGTCGCTGATGGACAACTTCGAGTGGGCGTACGGGTACAGCAAGCGGTTCGGCGCGGTGTACGTGGACTACGCGACGCAGGCCCGCGTCCCGAAGTCCAGTGCCACCTGGTACGGGCGGGTGGCCCGCACGGGAGAACTGCCGGTGGCCCAGCAGGCATGA
- a CDS encoding phosphatase PAP2 family protein: MPLTVPRTGASPGTRPRWWTELPLIAVVYAVYSAGRLLARGDVSTAVDNGLGILRLERDLHIDFETPLNRIFIDHAWVGVPADFAYASLHYVATPAVLVWLWKRRQASYRFFRTWLLVATLIGLVGFSLMPTCPPRLLDDAYGFVDGMAHYSEYGWWGGEASAPRGLGGFTNQFAAMPSLHVGWALWCGVALWAHGRSLWAKFAAVVYPLSILLIVMGTANHYFMDGAAGIATMGVAALLARPMMRMIDRIRGRRGAADTAEATAAPVAAAAEAGGTAVARVATARVAVGAEKAESAADVSGGCQTSARERERIPRQHGGGRGGEADTGAAEPAAAADGSAAATAR, encoded by the coding sequence ATGCCCCTCACCGTGCCCCGCACCGGAGCATCGCCGGGCACTCGGCCACGTTGGTGGACCGAGCTGCCGCTGATCGCCGTGGTGTACGCCGTGTACTCGGCCGGTCGGCTGCTGGCCCGTGGCGACGTGTCGACGGCCGTCGACAACGGCCTGGGGATACTCCGGCTGGAGAGAGATCTCCATATCGACTTCGAGACTCCTCTGAACCGGATATTCATCGACCACGCCTGGGTGGGGGTCCCGGCGGACTTCGCGTACGCGTCGCTGCACTACGTGGCCACCCCGGCGGTCCTGGTGTGGCTGTGGAAGCGGCGGCAGGCGAGTTACCGGTTCTTCCGCACCTGGCTGCTGGTCGCGACCCTGATAGGCCTGGTCGGCTTCTCCCTGATGCCGACCTGCCCGCCGCGGCTGCTGGACGACGCCTACGGGTTCGTCGACGGGATGGCGCATTACAGCGAGTACGGCTGGTGGGGCGGCGAGGCGAGCGCGCCGCGCGGGCTCGGCGGTTTCACCAACCAGTTCGCGGCCATGCCGAGCCTCCATGTGGGCTGGGCGCTGTGGTGCGGTGTGGCCCTGTGGGCCCACGGGCGCTCCCTGTGGGCCAAGTTCGCGGCGGTGGTGTACCCGCTGAGCATCCTTCTGATCGTCATGGGGACGGCGAACCACTACTTCATGGACGGGGCGGCCGGGATAGCCACCATGGGGGTCGCCGCGCTGCTGGCCCGGCCCATGATGCGGATGATCGACCGGATCCGCGGCCGCCGAGGCGCCGCGGACACCGCCGAGGCCACGGCCGCACCGGTCGCCGCCGCTGCTGAAGCGGGCGGCACGGCCGTCGCGCGGGTCGCCACCGCCCGGGTCGCCGTCGGCGCCGAAAAGGCCGAGAGCGCCGCGGATGTCAGTGGCGGATGCCAGACTTCGGCGCGTGAACGCGAACGTATCCCTCGACAGCACGGCGGAGGCCGCGGCGGGGAAGCGGACACCGGCGCCGCGGAGCCCGCGGCCGCTGCCGACGGCAGCGCTGCGGCAACAGCTCGCTGA
- a CDS encoding cellulose binding domain-containing protein: MGSSHRRTASRRAKVIGALVAAAVIGGAAVALTGTAQAASAGAAYSKTSDWSGGYTGQYVITNDTGRELSGWTLRFELPAGTKVTSLWNGRHTVDGRTVTVKPESWNAAIAPGASVTVGFVAAAGSGGKAADPVGCRINDAKCSVDQDPAPRPTASTPQPSSPAPRPTSSSPAPDGKGGTGFAPYIDTSLHPAFDMVGTAEKTGVKTYNLAFVTSGGGCVPKWGGVTDLGDDAVARQIGALRAAGGDVRVSFGGAAGSELGLACSSVEELAAAYGKVVDAYKLTKADFDIEGAALPDKAANTRRAQAIARLQKKHPGLDVSFTLPVMPTGLTQDGVDLVENAKKNGVAISAVNIMAMDYGASFDGDMGQYAIDAATATQAQIRGVLGLSDDAAWRAVAVTPMIGVNDVATEVFKVDDATQLAGFARSKGLGWLSMWSATRDKACPGGPQNSASPTCSSIEQEELAFTKAFAAAKR, translated from the coding sequence ATGGGCAGCAGCCACCGGCGCACGGCGAGCCGCAGAGCCAAGGTGATCGGCGCGCTCGTCGCCGCGGCCGTGATCGGCGGCGCCGCGGTCGCGCTCACCGGGACGGCGCAGGCCGCCTCGGCCGGCGCGGCCTACAGCAAGACCAGTGACTGGTCCGGCGGTTACACGGGCCAGTACGTCATCACCAACGACACCGGCAGGGAACTGTCCGGCTGGACTCTGCGGTTCGAACTGCCCGCCGGCACCAAGGTGACCTCCCTGTGGAACGGCAGGCACACGGTCGACGGGCGGACCGTCACCGTCAAGCCGGAGAGCTGGAACGCGGCCATCGCCCCCGGTGCCTCCGTGACCGTCGGCTTCGTCGCGGCAGCAGGCTCGGGCGGGAAGGCCGCCGACCCGGTCGGGTGCCGGATCAACGACGCCAAGTGCTCCGTCGACCAGGACCCGGCCCCGCGCCCGACCGCCTCCACGCCGCAGCCCTCGTCGCCCGCGCCGCGGCCGACCTCCTCCAGCCCCGCGCCGGACGGCAAGGGCGGCACGGGCTTCGCCCCGTACATCGACACCTCCCTCCACCCCGCCTTCGACATGGTGGGCACCGCCGAGAAGACCGGCGTGAAGACCTACAACCTCGCCTTCGTCACCTCCGGCGGCGGCTGCGTCCCCAAGTGGGGAGGCGTCACCGACCTCGGCGACGACGCCGTGGCCCGGCAGATCGGCGCGCTGCGCGCGGCGGGCGGCGACGTACGGGTCTCCTTCGGCGGCGCCGCGGGCTCCGAACTGGGCCTGGCCTGCTCCTCCGTAGAAGAGCTGGCCGCCGCGTACGGCAAGGTCGTGGACGCCTACAAGCTGACCAAGGCCGACTTCGACATCGAGGGCGCGGCACTGCCGGACAAGGCCGCCAACACCCGCCGCGCCCAGGCCATCGCCCGGCTCCAGAAGAAGCACCCCGGCCTGGACGTGTCCTTCACCCTCCCGGTGATGCCCACCGGCCTCACCCAGGACGGCGTCGACCTGGTCGAGAACGCGAAGAAGAACGGCGTCGCGATATCGGCCGTCAACATCATGGCGATGGACTACGGCGCCTCCTTCGACGGCGACATGGGCCAGTACGCCATCGACGCGGCCACCGCCACCCAGGCCCAGATCAGGGGCGTCCTCGGGCTGAGCGACGATGCCGCGTGGCGGGCCGTGGCCGTCACCCCGATGATCGGCGTCAACGACGTCGCCACCGAGGTCTTCAAGGTCGACGACGCGACGCAGTTGGCGGGCTTCGCGCGGAGCAAGGGCCTGGGCTGGCTGTCGATGTGGTCCGCGACCCGGGACAAGGCGTGCCCGGGAGGCCCACAGAACTCCGCCTCGCCGACGTGCAGTTCGATCGAGCAGGAGGAGCTGGCGTTCACCAAGGCGTTCGCCGCCGCCAAGCGCTGA
- a CDS encoding histidine phosphatase family protein: MAPRILLARHGQTQWSLAGKHTGRTDIPLLDEGRRGAKLLGERLHRAPWSGLPDVEVRTSPLVRAKETCELAGFGDRAQEWDALMEWDYGAYEGMTGAEITAIRPGWFIWRDGVPVGSPEAQTPGETLAQLAARADTVVEWARSADRDVLVFAHGHILRTLAARWLGLDASFAARLRLDPTSLSILGWAYGEPAIERWNDTGHLA, translated from the coding sequence ATGGCACCGCGCATCCTGCTCGCCCGGCACGGACAGACGCAGTGGTCGCTGGCAGGCAAGCACACCGGCCGTACGGACATCCCGCTGCTGGACGAGGGTCGGCGCGGGGCCAAGCTGCTGGGGGAGCGGTTGCACCGCGCGCCCTGGTCGGGCCTGCCGGACGTCGAGGTCCGTACGAGCCCGCTGGTCCGCGCGAAGGAGACCTGCGAGCTGGCGGGCTTCGGCGACCGGGCGCAGGAGTGGGACGCGCTGATGGAGTGGGACTACGGCGCGTACGAGGGCATGACCGGGGCCGAGATCACCGCGATCCGGCCCGGCTGGTTCATCTGGCGGGACGGGGTCCCGGTGGGCTCCCCCGAGGCGCAGACGCCGGGGGAGACGCTGGCGCAGCTCGCGGCGCGGGCCGACACGGTCGTGGAGTGGGCGCGTTCGGCCGACCGCGATGTGCTGGTCTTCGCGCACGGCCACATCCTGCGGACGCTCGCCGCCCGCTGGCTCGGCCTCGACGCGTCCTTCGCGGCCAGGCTGCGGCTCGACCCGACCTCCCTGTCCATCCTGGGCTGGGCCTACGGAGAGCCCGCGATCGAGCGCTGGAACGACACCGGCCACCTGGCCTGA
- a CDS encoding spermidine synthase, translating into MDGGRAELLPDRDRPHGWTLLLDGAPQSHVDLDDPSYLDFEYQRRLGHIADLAAPPGRPVHAVHLGGGAFTLARYIAATRPRSTQQIVEVDARLVEFVRAHLPLDRTWRIRVRGADARAGLAKVPDGWADLVIADVFSGARTPAHLTSAEFADEVRRALRPGGMYAANIADGPPLAHLRAQIATVRTAFPELCLTADPAVLRGRRFGNAVLLASDRELPVAELTRRAASDPHPARVEHGRALVDFTGGAAPVTDATAAPSPAPPPDAFD; encoded by the coding sequence GTGGACGGCGGACGCGCCGAGCTGCTGCCCGACCGCGACCGCCCGCACGGCTGGACACTGCTGCTCGACGGCGCCCCACAGTCGCATGTGGACCTCGACGATCCCTCGTATCTCGACTTCGAGTACCAGCGCAGGCTCGGGCACATCGCGGATCTCGCGGCCCCGCCCGGCCGTCCGGTCCACGCCGTCCACCTGGGCGGCGGGGCCTTCACCCTCGCCCGGTACATCGCGGCCACCCGGCCCCGCTCCACCCAGCAGATCGTCGAAGTCGACGCCAGGCTCGTCGAGTTCGTACGGGCCCACCTGCCCCTGGACCGCACCTGGCGCATCCGGGTGCGGGGCGCTGACGCGCGGGCCGGGCTCGCCAAGGTGCCGGACGGCTGGGCCGACCTGGTCATCGCCGACGTGTTCAGCGGAGCCCGCACGCCCGCGCATCTGACCAGCGCCGAGTTCGCCGACGAGGTACGGCGCGCACTGCGCCCCGGCGGGATGTACGCCGCCAACATCGCCGACGGGCCGCCGCTCGCCCACCTCCGGGCCCAGATCGCGACCGTCCGCACGGCCTTCCCCGAACTCTGCCTGACCGCCGACCCGGCCGTCCTGCGCGGCCGCCGCTTCGGCAACGCCGTCCTGCTCGCCTCGGACCGGGAGCTCCCGGTCGCCGAGCTGACCCGGCGCGCCGCCTCCGACCCGCATCCCGCCCGGGTCGAACACGGCCGCGCCCTGGTCGACTTCACCGGTGGCGCGGCCCCGGTCACCGACGCGACGGCCGCGCCGTCCCCGGCCCCGCCGCCCGACGCGTTCGACTAG
- a CDS encoding response regulator transcription factor, whose protein sequence is MARVLVVEDDQFVRSALIRQLTEASHTVRSVGTALEALREVAHHGFDVVVLDLGLPDLDGAEALKMLRGITDVPVIVATARDDEAEIVRLLNDGADDYLVKPFSIAHLSARMAAVLRRARSGAADSPPSRVLRVGGLAIDPLRRQAELDGAPLDLTRREFDLLAFLAERPGVVVPRKELLAEVWRQSYGDDQTIDVHLSWLRRKLGETAARPRYLHTLRGVGVKLEPPAEPVPEPEPGP, encoded by the coding sequence ATGGCGAGAGTGCTTGTCGTCGAGGACGACCAGTTCGTGCGGTCCGCCCTCATCCGGCAGTTGACGGAGGCGTCGCACACCGTACGCAGCGTCGGTACGGCCCTGGAGGCGCTGCGCGAAGTGGCCCACCACGGCTTCGACGTGGTCGTGCTGGACCTCGGGCTGCCCGATCTCGACGGGGCGGAGGCGCTGAAGATGCTGCGCGGCATCACCGACGTGCCCGTCATCGTCGCGACCGCGCGCGACGACGAGGCCGAGATCGTGCGGCTGCTCAACGACGGCGCGGACGACTATCTCGTCAAGCCGTTCTCCATCGCGCATCTGTCGGCGCGGATGGCCGCCGTGCTGCGCCGGGCCCGCTCCGGGGCCGCCGACTCCCCGCCGTCCCGCGTGCTGCGCGTCGGCGGCCTGGCCATCGACCCGCTGCGCCGCCAGGCCGAACTCGACGGGGCGCCACTGGACCTGACCCGCCGTGAGTTCGATCTGCTGGCCTTCCTCGCCGAGCGCCCCGGTGTCGTCGTACCGCGCAAGGAGCTCCTCGCGGAGGTGTGGCGGCAGTCCTACGGCGACGACCAGACCATCGACGTCCATCTGTCCTGGCTGCGCCGCAAACTGGGCGAGACCGCCGCCCGACCCCGCTATCTGCACACCCTGCGGGGGGTGGGGGTCAAGCTGGAGCCCCCCGCCGAGCCGGTGCCCGAACCGGAGCCGGGGCCGTGA
- a CDS encoding AAA domain-containing protein translates to MTGPTTKDAGRSAGATAFDPAAAAARATEAILHETLHGAHRGVVVDSPPGAGKSTLVVRAARELAAAGRPLMVVAQTNAQVDDLVDRLAREDPELPIGRLHSSDAHPYDPVLDGHQRVVKSAKVSDLAGLDVVVSTAAKWAHVRNVEPWRHAIVDEAYQMRSDALLAVAGLFERALFVGDPGQLDPFSVVGTEQWAGLSYDPSASAVATLLAHNPGLPQHRLPVSWRLPASAAPLVSDAFYPYARFRSGTGHGDRRLSFGVASDGSGPDRVLDEAAESGWGLLELPARRTPRTDPEAVRAVAQVVRRMLDRGGVATSERSPDPVPVTADRIAVGTAHRDQAAAVRAALAALGVSGVAVDTANRLQGREFDVTVVLHPLSGRPDATAFHLETGRLCVLASRHRHACVVVCRAGVAELLDEHPSTEPVQLGVTVKFPDGWEAHHAVLAHLTEHRVPWRP, encoded by the coding sequence GTGACCGGCCCCACGACGAAGGACGCGGGTCGCTCGGCGGGGGCCACCGCCTTCGATCCCGCCGCGGCGGCGGCCCGCGCGACCGAGGCGATCCTGCACGAGACGCTGCACGGCGCGCACCGCGGCGTGGTCGTCGACTCCCCGCCCGGCGCGGGCAAGTCGACCCTGGTGGTGCGCGCGGCCCGCGAGCTGGCCGCCGCCGGGCGGCCGCTGATGGTCGTCGCGCAGACCAACGCCCAGGTGGACGACCTGGTGGACCGGCTGGCCAGGGAGGACCCCGAGCTGCCGATCGGGCGGCTGCACAGCAGCGACGCCCATCCGTACGACCCGGTGCTGGACGGGCACCAGCGCGTGGTGAAGTCCGCCAAGGTGTCCGACCTGGCGGGCCTGGACGTCGTGGTCTCGACGGCCGCGAAGTGGGCGCACGTCAGGAACGTCGAGCCGTGGCGGCACGCGATCGTCGACGAGGCGTACCAGATGCGGTCGGATGCGCTGCTCGCCGTCGCGGGGCTGTTCGAGCGGGCGCTGTTCGTCGGCGACCCCGGGCAGCTGGACCCGTTCAGCGTGGTGGGCACCGAGCAGTGGGCGGGGCTGTCGTACGACCCGTCGGCGAGCGCCGTCGCCACCCTGCTCGCGCACAACCCGGGGCTGCCGCAGCACCGGCTGCCCGTGTCGTGGCGGCTTCCCGCGTCCGCGGCGCCCCTGGTGTCGGACGCCTTCTATCCGTACGCGCGGTTCCGCAGCGGCACGGGCCACGGCGACCGGCGGCTCTCGTTCGGCGTGGCCTCGGACGGCTCGGGCCCGGACCGGGTGCTGGACGAGGCCGCGGAGTCCGGCTGGGGGCTGCTGGAGCTGCCCGCGCGCCGTACGCCGCGTACGGACCCGGAGGCGGTACGGGCCGTGGCGCAGGTGGTGCGGCGGATGCTGGACCGGGGTGGGGTGGCGACCAGCGAGCGGTCGCCCGACCCGGTGCCGGTGACGGCGGACCGGATCGCGGTGGGCACCGCGCACCGGGACCAGGCGGCGGCGGTACGGGCGGCGCTGGCCGCGCTGGGCGTCTCCGGGGTCGCCGTCGACACCGCGAACCGGCTCCAGGGCCGGGAATTCGACGTGACGGTGGTGCTGCACCCGCTGTCCGGGCGGCCGGACGCGACGGCGTTCCATCTGGAGACGGGGCGGTTGTGCGTGCTCGCGTCACGGCACCGGCACGCGTGCGTGGTCGTGTGCCGCGCCGGGGTGGCGGAGCTGCTGGACGAGCATCCGTCGACGGAGCCGGTGCAGCTGGGGGTCACGGTGAAGTTCCCCGACGGCTGGGAGGCCCACCACGCGGTCCTCGCCCACCTCACCGAACACCGCGTTCCCTGGCGCCCCTGA
- a CDS encoding carbohydrate ABC transporter permease yields MSARKAGGQLHGGKVTYAVLIVFTAVSLFPLVWTAVAASRDNGRLARTPPPFWFGSNLFTNLETAWTDANMGAALLNTTIVAGTITVGTVLFSTIAGFAFAKLRFRGRNVLLMLTIGTMMVPPQLSVVPLYMTVAKLEWTDQLHAVILPTLVGAFGVFFMRQYLSQALPTELIEAARMDGASSLRILWHVVFPAARPAMAVLGMLTFVQAWNDFFWPIIALTQTGNPTVQVALTGLGRGYIPDQSVIMAGALLGTLPLLLAFVLFGKQIVGGIMQGAVKG; encoded by the coding sequence ATGTCCGCTCGAAAAGCCGGTGGGCAGCTGCACGGTGGCAAGGTGACCTATGCCGTGCTGATCGTGTTCACCGCGGTGTCGCTGTTCCCGCTGGTGTGGACGGCCGTCGCCGCCTCGCGGGACAACGGGCGGCTGGCCCGGACCCCGCCCCCGTTCTGGTTCGGCAGCAACCTGTTCACGAACCTGGAGACGGCGTGGACGGACGCCAACATGGGCGCCGCGCTGCTGAACACGACCATCGTGGCCGGGACGATCACGGTCGGCACCGTGCTGTTCTCCACGATCGCCGGGTTCGCCTTCGCCAAGCTGCGGTTCCGGGGCCGCAACGTGCTGCTGATGCTCACCATCGGCACGATGATGGTGCCGCCGCAGCTCAGCGTCGTACCGCTGTACATGACCGTCGCGAAGCTGGAGTGGACCGACCAGCTGCACGCCGTCATCCTGCCGACGCTGGTCGGCGCGTTCGGGGTGTTCTTCATGCGGCAGTACCTGTCCCAGGCGCTGCCCACCGAGCTGATCGAGGCCGCGCGGATGGACGGCGCGAGCAGCCTGCGGATCCTGTGGCACGTGGTCTTCCCCGCCGCCCGGCCCGCGATGGCCGTGCTGGGCATGCTCACCTTCGTCCAGGCCTGGAACGACTTCTTCTGGCCCATCATCGCGCTCACCCAGACCGGCAACCCGACCGTGCAGGTGGCGCTGACCGGGCTGGGCCGCGGCTACATCCCCGACCAGTCGGTGATCATGGCGGGCGCGCTGCTGGGCACACTGCCGCTGCTCCTGGCCTTCGTCCTCTTCGGCAAGCAGATCGTCGGGGGGATCATGCAGGGCGCGGTCAAGGGCTGA
- a CDS encoding carbohydrate ABC transporter permease, producing MASQPDTAAAPAAPPPPSLPAAGKGGGPTAAEDRRRARRSRRYRRDVRWSPYAFVAPFFVLFAAFGLFPLLYTGWASLHRVELTDPTHMEWVGLRNYSRLWEDDFFWNALRNTFTIGVISTVPQLLMALGIAHLLNYRLRGSMFFRVAILTPYATSVAAATLVFVLLFGRDYGMVNWLLGTVGIDAIDWQNGTWTSRIAVSTIVIWRWTGYNALIYLAAMQAVPNDLYESAALDGASRWQQFIHVTIPSLRPTILFTIVVSTIGATQLFGEPLLFNGSTGASGGADHQYQTLGLYLYEQGWVNLHLGRASAIAWAMFLILLLIAAVNAAVVRRLRKSQ from the coding sequence ATGGCCTCCCAGCCGGACACGGCCGCCGCCCCCGCGGCCCCGCCGCCGCCCTCCCTCCCCGCGGCGGGGAAGGGCGGCGGCCCGACGGCGGCGGAGGACCGCCGCAGGGCGCGGCGCAGCCGGCGCTACCGGCGGGACGTGCGCTGGTCCCCGTACGCCTTCGTCGCCCCCTTCTTCGTCCTCTTCGCCGCCTTCGGGCTCTTCCCGCTGCTCTACACCGGCTGGGCGTCGCTGCACCGGGTGGAACTCACCGACCCCACCCACATGGAGTGGGTGGGCCTGCGCAACTACTCCCGGCTGTGGGAGGACGACTTCTTCTGGAACGCGCTGCGGAACACGTTCACCATCGGGGTGATCTCCACCGTCCCGCAGCTGCTGATGGCCCTGGGCATCGCGCACCTGCTCAACTACCGGCTGCGCGGCTCGATGTTCTTCCGGGTCGCGATCCTCACCCCGTACGCCACCTCGGTCGCCGCCGCCACGCTGGTGTTCGTGCTGCTCTTCGGCCGCGACTACGGGATGGTCAACTGGCTGCTCGGCACGGTCGGCATCGACGCGATCGACTGGCAGAACGGCACCTGGACCTCGCGGATCGCGGTGTCCACCATCGTGATCTGGCGCTGGACCGGCTACAACGCGCTGATCTACCTGGCCGCGATGCAGGCGGTGCCGAACGACCTGTACGAGTCGGCTGCCCTGGACGGGGCCTCGCGCTGGCAGCAGTTCATCCACGTCACGATCCCGTCGCTGCGGCCGACGATCCTGTTCACGATCGTCGTCTCGACGATCGGCGCGACCCAGCTGTTCGGCGAGCCTCTGCTGTTCAACGGCAGTACGGGCGCGTCCGGCGGGGCCGATCACCAGTACCAGACGCTCGGTCTGTACCTGTACGAGCAGGGCTGGGTGAACCTGCACCTGGGCCGGGCCTCCGCCATCGCCTGGGCGATGTTCCTGATCCTGCTGCTGATCGCCGCGGTCAACGCAGCTGTCGTCCGTCGTCTCCGTAAGAGCCAGTGA
- a CDS encoding HAMP domain-containing sensor histidine kinase: protein MRWALVKVCLAVTTMVVVAFAVPLGLVVKELARDRAFADAERQAAAIGPALAITTDRAELRRAVASTQAGGDGRMAVHLPDTRSATPDGSTAPDGRPSAPDHSTAPDGTGSARARSIGEGRADPRDIAATRRLGRAAMTSVPGGYALLQPTALSTGKVAVVEVYVPERAVSNGVTTSWLILGGVGLGLIVGSVATADRLGTRLVRPAEQLAAAAHDLGEGKLGVRVPEEGPAELRSAAAAFNSMADQVVQLLAGERELAADLSHRLRTPLTVLRLNAASLGEGPAADQTRAAVAQLEREVDQIIRAARQHKAPAQLSAGCDVAEVVRERMDFWSALAEDEGRTVRPAGVEQTVRVPVARAELAAALDAMLGNVFRHTPEGTAFAVDVHNGEDSVLVLVSDAGPGIADPDAALRRGHGDGRDGSTGLGLDIVRRVAESTGGDVRIGRSVLGGTEVRVRLSLTGGTPPRGVRRRARPRRAARSGAGNP, encoded by the coding sequence GTGAGATGGGCGCTGGTCAAGGTCTGCCTGGCGGTCACCACGATGGTGGTGGTGGCCTTCGCGGTGCCGCTCGGGCTGGTGGTCAAGGAGCTGGCGCGCGACCGGGCGTTCGCCGACGCCGAGCGGCAGGCCGCCGCCATCGGCCCCGCGCTCGCCATCACCACCGACCGCGCCGAGCTGCGGCGGGCCGTCGCCAGCACCCAGGCGGGCGGGGACGGCCGGATGGCGGTGCATCTGCCCGACACCCGATCGGCCACGCCGGATGGTTCCACCGCCCCGGACGGTCGGCCGAGCGCGCCTGACCACTCCACCGCCCCGGACGGCACGGGCTCCGCCAGAGCGCGGAGCATCGGCGAAGGCCGCGCCGATCCCCGGGACATCGCCGCCACCCGCCGCCTCGGCCGCGCCGCGATGACCTCCGTACCCGGCGGGTACGCGCTGCTCCAGCCCACCGCCCTGAGCACCGGCAAGGTCGCCGTGGTCGAGGTGTACGTCCCCGAGAGAGCGGTCAGCAACGGCGTGACCACCTCCTGGCTGATCCTCGGCGGGGTCGGCCTCGGGCTCATCGTCGGCTCCGTAGCGACCGCCGACCGGCTCGGCACCCGGCTGGTGCGCCCCGCCGAGCAGCTCGCCGCGGCCGCCCACGACCTCGGCGAGGGCAAGCTCGGCGTCCGCGTCCCCGAGGAAGGCCCCGCCGAACTGCGCTCCGCCGCCGCCGCGTTCAACTCCATGGCCGACCAGGTCGTCCAGCTCCTGGCCGGCGAACGCGAACTCGCCGCCGACCTCTCCCACCGCCTGCGCACCCCGCTGACCGTGCTGCGCCTCAACGCCGCCTCGCTCGGCGAAGGACCGGCCGCCGACCAGACCCGCGCCGCCGTCGCCCAACTGGAACGCGAGGTCGACCAGATCATCCGCGCCGCCCGCCAACACAAGGCGCCGGCCCAGCTGTCGGCCGGGTGCGACGTCGCCGAGGTGGTCCGCGAGCGGATGGACTTCTGGTCCGCGCTCGCCGAGGACGAGGGCCGCACCGTCCGGCCCGCCGGTGTCGAGCAGACCGTACGCGTACCCGTCGCCCGCGCCGAACTCGCCGCCGCCCTCGACGCGATGCTCGGCAACGTCTTCCGGCACACCCCCGAGGGCACCGCCTTCGCCGTCGACGTGCACAACGGCGAGGACAGCGTGCTCGTGCTGGTCTCCGACGCGGGCCCCGGCATCGCCGACCCGGACGCCGCCCTGCGCCGCGGCCACGGCGACGGCCGCGACGGCTCGACCGGCCTCGGCCTGGACATCGTGCGCCGGGTCGCGGAGTCCACCGGCGGCGACGTACGCATCGGACGGTCGGTACTGGGGGGTACGGAAGTGCGCGTCCGGCTCTCCCTCACCGGCGGCACCCCGCCGCGCGGCGTACGGCGGCGGGCCCGCCCCCGGCGCGCCGCCCGCTCCGGAGCCGGGAATCCTTAG